The Haemorhous mexicanus isolate bHaeMex1 chromosome 5, bHaeMex1.pri, whole genome shotgun sequence genome contains a region encoding:
- the EFCAB10 gene encoding EF-hand calcium-binding domain-containing protein 10 isoform X2, translated as MAAGEEQSREYLRRHRLPELLHRLGALLLFHRPERPREFLIQVLERVKAGRRAEGEYPFLMDEANVDAMFSLLDVLGQGSIRPAQYREALKTLGLSTEDLELEDDVEITREEFKEGIFAASLTSLKT; from the exons ATGGCGGCGGGCGAGGAGCAGAGCCGCGAGTACCTGCGGCGGCACCGGCTGCCCGAGCTGCTGCACCGCCTCGGAGCGCTGCTGCTCTTCCACCGGCCCG AACGGCCACGCGAGTTCCTGATCCAGGTGCTGGAACGGGTGAAGGCTGGGAGGCGAGCCGAGGGCGAGTACCCGTTCCTCATGGACGAGGCCAACGTGGACGCCATGTTCAGCCTGCTGGATGTCCTAGGCCAGGGCTCCATCAGACCCGCGCAGTACAGGGAAG CCCTCAAAACTTTGGGACTGAGCACTGAGGATTTGGAGCTAGAAGATGATGTGGAAATCACACGGGAAGAATTCAAGGAAGGAAT CTTTGCAGCATCTTTGACCTCTCTGAAGACATGA
- the EFCAB10 gene encoding EF-hand calcium-binding domain-containing protein 10 isoform X1 has translation MAAGEEQSREYLRRHRLPELLHRLGALLLFHRPERPREFLIQVLERVKAGRRAEGEYPFLMDEANVDAMFSLLDVLGQGSIRPAQYREALKTLGLSTEDLELEDDVEITREEFKEGMKKKMLESWSVY, from the exons ATGGCGGCGGGCGAGGAGCAGAGCCGCGAGTACCTGCGGCGGCACCGGCTGCCCGAGCTGCTGCACCGCCTCGGAGCGCTGCTGCTCTTCCACCGGCCCG AACGGCCACGCGAGTTCCTGATCCAGGTGCTGGAACGGGTGAAGGCTGGGAGGCGAGCCGAGGGCGAGTACCCGTTCCTCATGGACGAGGCCAACGTGGACGCCATGTTCAGCCTGCTGGATGTCCTAGGCCAGGGCTCCATCAGACCCGCGCAGTACAGGGAAG CCCTCAAAACTTTGGGACTGAGCACTGAGGATTTGGAGCTAGAAGATGATGTGGAAATCACACGGGAAGAATTCAAGGAAGGAAT GAAGAAAAAGATGCTGGAGAGCTGGTCTGTGTATTAG
- the ATXN7L1 gene encoding ataxin-7-like protein 1 isoform X4, translated as MCKPSPSPASPACNSRTSLVQMKPKSCISGHNPVSSNSKPFKTPKDNLLTSSSKQHTVFPSKVSRDKPCVPVPVVSLEKIPNLVKADGANVKMNSATTTTITSSSTSSSTIPAPTLVKSGVTSKSVPPSPEKILNGKGLVAPSIDKKHQNGTKSSNKPYKRLSEREFDPNKHCGVLDPETKKPCTRSLTCKTHSLNHRRAVPGRKKQFDILLAEHKARSREKEVAKDKEHPPSARESYQSQPTPAQDSLSGSSVNSGQESKVTSPAKSRPPNSVLPRPSSANSINSTSSSNHSGYIPELPLPSMGGDITSRLSSDEGEADGAEESEKLDCHFSGHHPRPLGFCSYGSRLMGRGYYVFDRRWDHFRFALNSMVEKHLNSQMWKKIPPAADSPMPSPAAHVSTPFPASVLQPFSNPSAVYIPSTPISSRITSSYIMTSAMLSNAAFVTTAETNSIMSHTTAFPHVASSLSIMDSTFKAPSAVSPVPAVIPSPSHKPSKTKTSKSSKVKDLSSRSDESSSNKKKKPQSSSSSSSSSSLSLQTSSSSSFSGSHKKNCVLNPSSTLNSYQATSSYNSVSVHNTNNGTSPLSAKSEPSGRTSLSSSSTDSVKHMSMVVSSIDASNLSVSSLVHHSGDHSLGAHNAVSSLPLSFDKSEGKKRKNSSSSSKACKITKMPGMNSVHRKSTANLISAVPDPTSSSISRQIGKNSSVALSQSSPSSTSNPVHNRQKTSNRTGRIRTLP; from the exons TGTTCCCGTTCCAGTAGTCAGTCTAGAGAAAATTCCTAACCTAGTGAAGGCAGATGGTGCCAATGTTAAAATGAATTCTGCAACCACTACCACCATCACTTCCTCCTCAACTTCTTCATCCACCATACCTGCTCCAACTTTGGTTAAATCTGGTGTAACATCCAAgtcagtgccaccatcaccagAAAAGATTCTGAACGGCAAAGGACTTGTAGCTCCATCAATAGACAAGAAACACCAAAATGGCACTAAAAGCAGTAACAAGCCTTACAAAAGACTTTCAG AAAGAGAATTTGACCCAAATAAGCACTGTGGAGTACTGGATCCTGAAACAAAGAAACCTTGCACAAGATCACTCACCTGCAAG ACTCATTCACTTAATCATCGACGAGCAGTTCCAGGCCGTAAAAAACAGTTTGACATCCTTCTAGCTGAACACAAAGCTCGATCCAGGGAAAAAGAAGTTGCAAAAGACAAAGAGCATCCACCATCTGCAAGGGAAAGCTATCAGAGCCAGCCCACACCAGCACAAGACTCTCTGTCAGGATCCTCAGTGAACTCTGGGCAAGAATCTAAAGTAACGTCTCCTGCAAAATCTAGACCACCAAATTCTGTACTTCCAAG ACCTTCATCTGCAAATAGCATAAACAGCACCAGTTCTTCAAACCACAGTGGGTACATACCAGAACTGCCACTGCCTTCCATGGGAGGAGATATCACAAGCAGATTGTCCAGTGATGAAGGAGAAGCGGATGGAGCTGAAGAATCTGAGAAATTAGACTGTCACTTTTCTGGACACCATCCCAGACCTCTTGGG ttctgttCATATGGCAGTCGCTTAATGGGAAGAGGGTACTATGTCTTTGACAGAAGATGGGACCATTTTCGATTCGCACTGAACTCCATGGTAGAAAAACACTTGAACTCACAGATGTGGAA gaaaatccctcctgcagcagacaGTCCCAtgccttctccagcagcacatgTCTCCACTccttttccagcatcagtcttaCAGCCCTTCAGCAACCCCAGTGCAGTGTATATTCCTTCAACACCTATCAGTTCAAGGATCACTTCCTCTTACATAATGACATCAGCCATGTTATCAAATGCAGCCTTTGTGACAACGGCAGAGACGAATTCCATTATGTCACACACCACAGCTTTTCCTCACGTGGCGTCAAGCCTGAGTATCATGGACTCAACTTTTAAGGCGCCATCAGCTGTGTCACCAGTGCCAGCAGTCatcccttccccatcccacaagccatccaaaacaaaaaccagcaaatcCTCAAAAGTGAAAGACCTGTCATCTCGGAGTGATGAGTCTTCaagtaacaaaaagaaaaagccgCAGTCGTCGTCTTCATCGTCGTCATCATCCTCATTATCTTTGCAGAcatcttcctcatcttcatTTTCAGGGTCCCACAAAAAGAACTGTGTCCTGAACCCCAGTTCAACGTTGAACTCCTATCAGGCGACATCCTCCTATAAcagtgtgtctgtgcacaaTACCAATAATGGAACAAGCCCACTCAGTGCCAAATCGGAGCCCTCAGGACGGACTTCATTGTCAAGTAGTTCAACAGACTCAGTGAAACACATGAGCATGGTAGTGAGCAGTATTGATGCTTCTAatctgtctgtatcttctctCGTGCACCACTCAGGGGACCACTCCCTGGGAGCACATAATGCAGTGTCTTCTCTACCCCTTTCTTTTGacaaatcagaaggaaaaaaacgTAAAAACTCTAGTTCTAGTAGCAAAGCCTGTAAAATCACTAAAATGCCTGGTATGAATAGTGTTCATAGAAAGAGCACTGCCAACCTTATTTCTGCGGTCCCAGATCCTACAAGCAGCTCCATCTCTCGGCAG ATTGGAAAAAATAGCAGTGTAGCTTTGTCACAATCCAGTCCTTCGAGTACATCAAACCCAGTACACAACAGACAA AAGACATCAAACCGGACTGGTAGAATAAGGACTCTTCCATAA